The Methanosarcina barkeri str. Wiesmoor DNA segment CCCTATTTAAACATCAAAGTCCACCTGAAATATAGGGTAGATTTGGGTACTAATACATAGGATTATACAATAGCATGAGTATATAAATATAATCGTACTGATAATAAATTATAAATATAAATCATGACAAATAAGAAGCCCAGATAAAAGAGGATTTGATAGGATTTGTACTGCAACTGACTAAAAGAGCTTAAATATTTACATTCCGATTATAGCATATGCAGGAAAGAGATAAGCCCAAATCCCTTATAATAAGAGAGGCTACGCCGCAAGATACTCAGGAAATGCTTGAAATCTTTAATTACTATATAGATAATAGTTTTGCAGCCTACCTCGAAATTCCTGTTGGTCCGGAATTTTTCAAGACCTCCAACGACGAGGGCGAATCGAACAAAAGTGAGCCTTACCCTTTTTACGTAATGGAAGAAGATAACAGAGTGATTGGTCTCGGAGCCCTCAGGCCGTATTTACCGTTTCCTAATTTTCAGCACACCGGAGTACTCTCATATTTTATCCTGCCAGAATACACAAGAAAAGGCCAGGGAACAAAACTGCTGGATTTTCTGTGTCAGGAAGCTAAAAAGAAGAATATGAAAAGTCTCCTTGCAAACGTCTCCTCGAAAAACCAGGCCAGTCTGAATTTCCATCTTAAACATGGATTTGTAGAATGCGGCAGGTTTAAAGACGCAGGAACGAAGTTCGGAAAATATTTTGATATTGTGTGGTTTCAGAAGTTTCTGGGAGAAAGCCCGGAATAATCCTCTTGAGAAGCTGTGTAACTCCTTTTTAACATTATTTAAACCGCTTCATCGAACATCCTGTAAATCTCTGAGAAGCTGGAAAGCTATTTGTTAACTCACTGAAAAGCTGTACAGCTTCTTATTAACCTTCCTAAGAAAAACTGTACAGCCCCTGGTTTCCTGTCGTGTCACTAGTCTCCTGCTGCCCATATGCCTGACAATCAGGACATTTTTCAGGACATTTTTCAGGACATTTTCTTTTTTTCAGCACTCTGG contains these protein-coding regions:
- a CDS encoding GNAT family N-acetyltransferase, with the translated sequence MQERDKPKSLIIREATPQDTQEMLEIFNYYIDNSFAAYLEIPVGPEFFKTSNDEGESNKSEPYPFYVMEEDNRVIGLGALRPYLPFPNFQHTGVLSYFILPEYTRKGQGTKLLDFLCQEAKKKNMKSLLANVSSKNQASLNFHLKHGFVECGRFKDAGTKFGKYFDIVWFQKFLGESPE